One window of Anaerolineae bacterium genomic DNA carries:
- a CDS encoding putative pyridoxal phosphate-dependent deaminase has product MNTYLSTIPRMKIAYLPTPVEKLTRLAAKIGLRELWIKRDDLTGLAFGGNKTRKLEYLIAAALANGAKTLITTGAPQSNHCRQTAAAAAKFGLECVLVLTGEPPERYSGNLLLDHLFGAELIWCQKEQREATIHEVFLSLWSSGKRPYLIPYGGSNSLGALAYAQAMLELKEQGVEVDWVIFPSSSGGTQTGMLLGSKIGGISTRILGISVDLNAEELQEKIYQLIAETIDAYSFPLSFHRAEILVEDSYRGKGYGIPTEADIQAVREFADSEGILLDPVYTGRAAAGLIDLVKRGIISSDASVLFWHTGGTPAIFAQQYEKLFCPAE; this is encoded by the coding sequence ATGAACACTTACCTATCTACTATACCACGGATGAAAATCGCCTATTTGCCTACACCAGTTGAAAAACTAACCCGCCTGGCAGCGAAAATCGGGCTGAGAGAGTTGTGGATCAAGCGGGATGATTTAACCGGACTGGCATTTGGTGGAAACAAAACCCGGAAATTGGAATACTTAATAGCTGCTGCTCTTGCCAATGGTGCAAAAACATTGATAACGACTGGAGCGCCACAATCCAATCACTGTCGTCAAACTGCAGCTGCGGCGGCGAAATTTGGGCTTGAATGTGTGCTGGTATTAACCGGTGAGCCTCCTGAGCGGTACAGCGGTAACCTTCTTCTCGATCATTTGTTCGGAGCAGAGCTCATATGGTGTCAAAAGGAGCAACGCGAAGCTACGATCCACGAAGTGTTCCTAAGTCTTTGGAGTAGTGGCAAGCGGCCGTATCTTATTCCGTATGGTGGCTCGAATTCGCTGGGGGCGTTAGCCTATGCTCAGGCAATGCTAGAGCTCAAGGAACAAGGAGTAGAGGTGGATTGGGTGATTTTCCCTTCTTCTTCCGGAGGTACGCAAACGGGCATGCTCCTGGGCAGTAAAATTGGCGGAATTTCTACGCGCATCCTGGGTATTAGCGTTGACCTGAATGCCGAAGAACTTCAAGAGAAGATTTATCAGCTTATCGCTGAGACAATCGATGCCTATTCGTTTCCGCTATCGTTCCATCGTGCTGAAATCCTGGTAGAAGATTCGTACCGCGGCAAGGGATATGGTATTCCGACGGAAGCAGATATCCAGGCAGTGCGCGAATTTGCCGATTCTGAGGGGATTCTTTTAGACCCGGTTTATACGGGTCGGGCAGCTGCGGGCTTGATTGACCTGGTTAAGCGAGGAATCATCTCCTCCGATGCGTCTGTGCTTTTCTGGCATACTGGGGGCACACCGGCAATCTTTGCTCAACAGTATGAGAAGCTATTCTGTCCTGCCGAATAG
- a CDS encoding tRNA-dependent lipid II--amino acid ligase, with translation MYHKDYAQWDDFLAQFPNVHLLQSSAWGKVKEQFGWEVYHLFDQGWGAQVLVKNVLGGFRFGYIPKGPVGFESQIEQWLSRKNADGFSQSIRTQLKAFCSERGVAFIKIEPDVLLGGQVNSQDCPQGFQLGSHAIQPLRTILVDISSDETQILSRMKQKTRYNIRLAERKGVQVEQSNDIDLFYQMMLITGKRDGFGIHARDYYKHVYCLFEEQGQAKLFIAVFQGRPIAGLMAFMHGNRAFYLYGASLDDHREVMAPYLLHWKAIQWARERECTVYDLWGVPDYDETVLETHFGQRTGGLWGVYRFKRGFGGQVVRYAGPYDFVVSPLIYELYKIYTRRAGFRS, from the coding sequence ATGTATCATAAAGATTACGCTCAGTGGGACGATTTCTTAGCACAGTTCCCAAATGTCCATCTCTTGCAGAGCAGTGCATGGGGAAAAGTGAAGGAGCAATTTGGTTGGGAGGTCTATCACCTGTTTGATCAAGGGTGGGGTGCACAAGTTCTGGTAAAGAACGTCTTGGGAGGGTTTCGCTTCGGTTACATTCCAAAGGGACCGGTTGGCTTTGAAAGTCAAATTGAACAATGGCTGTCAAGAAAGAATGCGGATGGGTTTAGCCAGTCGATCCGCACGCAATTGAAAGCGTTTTGCTCTGAGAGAGGTGTGGCTTTTATAAAAATCGAGCCAGATGTTCTCTTGGGTGGGCAAGTCAACTCGCAAGACTGTCCGCAGGGATTTCAGCTTGGCTCTCATGCAATTCAACCACTGCGGACAATTCTGGTTGATATCAGTTCAGATGAGACCCAAATTCTCTCGCGCATGAAACAGAAAACGCGCTATAACATACGGCTTGCTGAACGAAAAGGGGTTCAAGTTGAACAGAGTAACGACATTGATTTGTTTTATCAAATGATGCTGATAACAGGGAAAAGAGACGGGTTTGGGATTCATGCCAGGGATTATTACAAGCATGTGTATTGTCTATTTGAAGAGCAAGGGCAGGCGAAACTTTTTATTGCAGTTTTTCAGGGTCGTCCGATAGCGGGCTTAATGGCGTTTATGCATGGCAACCGCGCCTTTTATCTCTATGGCGCCTCGCTCGATGATCACCGCGAGGTGATGGCTCCGTATTTGCTTCATTGGAAGGCAATCCAATGGGCAAGAGAACGAGAGTGTACGGTTTATGATTTGTGGGGAGTTCCAGATTATGACGAAACCGTATTAGAAACGCACTTTGGACAGCGTACGGGGGGATTATGGGGTGTATATCGCTTTAAGCGCGGTTTTGGCGGGCAAGTAGTTCGCTATGCAGGTCCGTATGATTTCGTGGTTTCTCCGCTGATTTATGAATTGTATAAGATCTACACCAGGCGAGCAGGCTTCCGTTCATGA
- a CDS encoding Sugar transferase involved in lipopolysaccharide synthesis: MANERAEIPSRPWRLRFYERRTLLLLGDFIAASISFLAALYFWALSERFLGFSVEFIQRRVPWWFWLIPLIWMLLLIELYDLYRASDWRATIKGIATAAVVGFVAYLVLFFYYANSPRALLPRRGVATFLVSASLLTLFWRWVYIRIFTLPQFMRRVLVVGGGNAGTLMIEVYKSIAPPPFVIVGVVDDDPEKQGKDILGIPVLGASDELIDIIKKHDISDIIVAISGPLNSSMFQALITAQESGVEITRMPKMYERLLGRVPIRILEADWVLRSFVDETSISIFDDLLKRLFDILGSLIGVMIFLVTFPFIALAILIDDGLPIFYIQSRLGKMAKPYPLIKYRTMRRDAEADGKPRWAQENDQRATRVGRFLRKSHLDELPQFINVLRGEMSLVGPRAERLELVEYFEKRVPFYRARLLVKPGLTGWAQINYGYAASIEETTVKLEYDLYYIKNRNLLIDLLILLRTPSTVLGLKGR; the protein is encoded by the coding sequence ATGGCAAATGAACGCGCAGAAATCCCATCGCGTCCCTGGCGGCTGCGATTCTACGAACGCCGCACCCTACTCTTATTAGGGGATTTTATCGCTGCTTCAATTTCGTTCCTGGCAGCATTGTATTTTTGGGCTTTGAGTGAGCGTTTTTTGGGATTCTCGGTTGAATTTATTCAGCGTAGAGTTCCATGGTGGTTTTGGCTGATTCCATTAATCTGGATGCTCTTGTTGATTGAGTTGTATGATTTGTACCGCGCCTCGGACTGGCGTGCTACCATCAAGGGAATTGCAACGGCTGCGGTAGTGGGCTTTGTTGCTTATCTTGTATTATTTTTCTATTATGCCAATTCTCCCCGTGCCTTGTTGCCACGCCGAGGTGTAGCAACTTTCCTTGTCTCAGCCTCTCTCTTGACTCTCTTTTGGCGGTGGGTTTACATCCGCATATTCACACTGCCGCAGTTTATGCGCCGGGTACTCGTCGTTGGCGGTGGGAATGCGGGTACTTTGATGATTGAGGTTTATAAGTCTATCGCTCCACCGCCTTTTGTGATTGTTGGCGTGGTTGATGATGATCCAGAAAAGCAGGGTAAGGACATTCTGGGGATACCGGTTCTCGGAGCAAGCGATGAGTTAATTGATATCATCAAGAAACATGATATATCCGATATTATTGTTGCGATCTCAGGTCCGTTGAACAGCAGTATGTTTCAGGCGTTGATAACAGCTCAAGAAAGCGGGGTTGAAATCACCCGAATGCCGAAAATGTATGAACGTTTATTAGGTAGAGTGCCAATTCGAATTCTGGAGGCGGATTGGGTTTTGCGCTCTTTCGTTGATGAAACATCCATCAGTATTTTCGATGATCTTCTCAAGCGCTTGTTCGATATTTTGGGTAGCCTGATTGGGGTGATGATCTTTTTAGTAACGTTTCCCTTTATCGCGTTAGCGATACTCATTGATGATGGTTTGCCAATCTTCTACATCCAGAGTCGTTTAGGAAAGATGGCAAAACCGTATCCGCTTATTAAGTATCGAACCATGCGACGCGATGCCGAGGCGGATGGCAAACCACGCTGGGCGCAGGAAAACGATCAACGCGCAACACGGGTTGGACGCTTCTTGCGAAAATCTCACCTGGACGAATTGCCTCAATTTATCAACGTCTTGCGAGGAGAAATGAGCCTGGTAGGTCCGCGCGCCGAAAGGCTGGAATTGGTTGAATACTTTGAGAAACGAGTACCGTTTTATCGCGCTCGGTTGCTTGTTAAACCTGGATTGACCGGGTGGGCGCAGATTAATTATGGCTATGCTGCTTCAATTGAAGAAACGACGGTGAAATTAGAATATGATTTGTACTATATCAAGAACCGTAATCTTTTGATTGATCTGCTCATCTTACTCCGCACTCCTTCAACAGTCCTCGGTTTGAAGGGACGCTGA
- a CDS encoding glycosyl transferase, family 2, producing the protein MLTAIYHQSYPLQRIEVVVADGMSSDNTRQVIQTFIADHPDLAIRVIDNPERIIPKALNRAIDAAQGEIIVRLDAHSLPQEDYIEKCVAALEQKLAENVGGLWEIEASAQTWIARSIAVAAAHPLGAGDARYRVGGEAQYVDTVPFGAFWKSLFERIGKFNENLLTNEDYEFNTRIRLNGGKIWFDPAIRTKYFARKNLVELARQYWRYGYWKARMLQIYPKTLRWRQLLPPLFVLSLLILLFLSPFMSLARYLLLFVVGSYLLVLLSIGFHQALRQKKGYLFVGLPLSMATMHLVWGIAFLWSIVTANGK; encoded by the coding sequence TTGTTAACAGCAATTTATCACCAATCGTATCCGCTTCAACGGATTGAGGTGGTCGTTGCGGATGGGATGTCCAGTGACAATACTCGTCAGGTGATTCAAACTTTTATCGCCGATCACCCCGATCTGGCTATTCGGGTTATAGATAATCCTGAGCGGATCATTCCGAAAGCGCTCAATCGTGCCATTGATGCCGCTCAAGGGGAAATCATTGTTCGTCTGGATGCGCACTCCCTTCCCCAAGAAGATTACATTGAGAAATGTGTTGCGGCATTAGAGCAGAAACTGGCAGAAAATGTGGGTGGACTGTGGGAAATTGAAGCCAGCGCTCAAACTTGGATAGCGCGTTCGATTGCTGTGGCGGCTGCTCATCCCCTTGGGGCAGGAGATGCTCGCTATCGGGTGGGAGGAGAGGCCCAATATGTGGATACTGTTCCTTTTGGTGCGTTTTGGAAAAGCCTGTTTGAACGCATTGGTAAATTCAATGAAAATTTGCTCACAAACGAAGATTATGAATTCAACACCCGCATTCGGTTGAATGGCGGTAAAATCTGGTTTGATCCAGCAATCCGAACGAAATATTTTGCGCGCAAAAATCTGGTTGAGTTAGCCAGACAATATTGGCGGTATGGATACTGGAAAGCAAGAATGTTGCAGATCTACCCAAAAACACTTCGATGGCGTCAGTTGTTACCACCGCTATTCGTGTTATCTCTTTTGATTCTCCTATTCCTATCACCGTTTATGTCCCTGGCAAGATATCTACTTCTCTTTGTGGTTGGTTCTTATCTTCTGGTTTTATTGAGTATTGGTTTCCATCAGGCATTAAGGCAAAAGAAAGGCTATCTGTTCGTTGGCTTGCCTTTGAGCATGGCAACCATGCATCTGGTTTGGGGAATTGCTTTTTTATGGAGTATAGTAACTGCTAATGGCAAATGA
- a CDS encoding Endoribonuclease L-PSP, translated as MTEKNIVQTEKAPTPIGPYSMGVAIGNLIFTAGQLGIDPKSGEIVAGGIQAETRQALTNIKNILEAAGSRLENVVKTTVYLRDMADFGQMNAVYGEFFPQNYPARTTVQAAALPKNAAVEIEAIAFR; from the coding sequence ATGACAGAAAAAAACATTGTCCAAACTGAAAAAGCTCCGACACCAATTGGACCCTACTCGATGGGTGTAGCGATAGGAAACCTGATCTTCACGGCAGGACAATTGGGGATTGACCCAAAAAGCGGGGAAATCGTTGCCGGTGGCATTCAAGCGGAAACACGCCAGGCTTTGACAAACATCAAGAATATTCTTGAAGCAGCCGGTTCGCGTTTAGAAAATGTGGTTAAAACTACCGTCTATCTCCGGGATATGGCAGATTTTGGCCAGATGAATGCGGTGTACGGAGAATTTTTCCCACAAAATTACCCGGCTCGAACAACTGTTCAAGCTGCCGCCTTGCCTAAAAATGCAGCAGTTGAGATAGAAGCAATTGCGTTTCGATAA
- a CDS encoding Leucyl-tRNA synthetase, with protein sequence MKHPKPYQPAEIEPKWQTRWEKDGLYRSLIDYSKPKHYALTMLPYPSGDLHIGHWYAMAPSDARARYMRMRGFNVLFPMGFDAFGLPAENAAVKHKIHPKQWTYSNIERMRKQLRSMGAMFDWEREAISSDPEYYRWTQWFFIKLFKSDLAYRKMAPVDWCPQCNTTLAREQVWGEDRHCERCGTPVIKKNLEQWFFRTTKYAEELLDFSNLDWPERVRLLQTNWIGRSEGAMVRFRTEQGDDLEVFTTRPDTLWGATFMVLAPEHPLVEKITTSEQQAAVAEYVAFTLRQSDIQREAVGKEKTGVFTGGYAINPVNNEKIPIWIADYVLMTYGSGAIMAVPAHDERDFEFAHKFGLPIIPVIEKHNAQRKSIIRKSFVSAAFIEYIRSKGLVQEEDKETLAVVLGKDQVQEFVHKAQQALQGNGWVEIVGSEWLFIFSDQLLSLSTIQADREILNRIQKLDANTQRYRTTMEYLWDIPYYRDVLYHDQYGDMIHSGEFSGTKGEVAIKQVIQWLEEKGLGQAKVNYKLRDWLISRQRYWGAPIPIIYCQQCGVVPVPEDQLPVLLPDDVEWLPTGESPLKLHPTWRFTTCPNCGSMAERETDTMDTFMCSSWYHLRYLSPKYDQGPFDPQEYDYWMPVDTYTGGIEHATMHLIYTRFFHKACRDMGITKGPEPMIQLRNQGVILGEDSEKMSKSRGNVIAPDELVEKYGADTVRAYLMFFARWDMGAPWSSSGIEGTARWLRKVWATILEEPKGTRQPSPEALRTLRRKVHQTIRSVTRDYEQFEFNTVISSLMELLNGMVNAKEAGAFGTPEWEEAVDIYLRLMAPATPHIAEELWNLLGKPYSIHVQPWPQVDEEAAKEEMITLVVQINGKVRDRLELPASVSEEEAKQAALESPIVQKHLSGDLPKQVIYVRGRLVNIVV encoded by the coding sequence ATGAAACATCCTAAACCCTATCAACCCGCAGAAATTGAACCCAAATGGCAAACCAGATGGGAAAAAGATGGATTATATCGCTCGTTAATTGATTATTCAAAACCTAAGCATTATGCCCTGACCATGCTTCCTTACCCCTCTGGAGACTTGCATATTGGCCATTGGTATGCCATGGCGCCGTCGGATGCTCGCGCCCGATACATGCGAATGCGCGGTTTTAATGTTTTGTTCCCGATGGGATTTGATGCTTTTGGATTGCCGGCCGAAAACGCAGCCGTCAAACATAAAATTCATCCTAAACAATGGACCTATTCCAATATCGAAAGAATGCGCAAGCAGTTGCGCAGCATGGGAGCCATGTTTGACTGGGAACGCGAAGCCATTTCTTCCGACCCTGAATACTATCGTTGGACACAATGGTTCTTCATAAAGCTGTTTAAGAGTGACCTGGCCTATCGTAAAATGGCACCAGTGGACTGGTGTCCACAATGCAATACAACCTTGGCACGGGAGCAAGTCTGGGGTGAGGATCGTCATTGTGAGCGGTGCGGTACACCGGTCATCAAAAAGAATTTAGAGCAATGGTTCTTTCGCACCACAAAATACGCAGAAGAATTATTGGATTTTTCCAATTTAGACTGGCCAGAACGGGTAAGACTGCTTCAAACCAATTGGATTGGTCGTTCAGAAGGGGCAATGGTGCGATTCAGGACTGAACAGGGGGATGATTTAGAGGTTTTCACCACTCGCCCAGACACTTTATGGGGAGCAACTTTTATGGTGTTGGCGCCTGAACACCCCTTGGTTGAAAAAATCACGACCTCAGAACAACAGGCGGCTGTGGCGGAGTATGTTGCCTTTACTTTACGGCAAAGCGATATCCAGCGTGAAGCGGTAGGAAAGGAAAAAACCGGAGTCTTTACAGGCGGTTATGCAATCAATCCGGTCAACAATGAAAAGATACCGATCTGGATTGCGGATTACGTCCTGATGACCTATGGCAGCGGCGCAATTATGGCGGTGCCGGCCCACGACGAACGCGATTTTGAGTTTGCGCATAAGTTCGGTTTACCGATCATACCGGTCATTGAGAAGCACAATGCGCAACGAAAGTCGATAATTAGAAAATCTTTTGTCTCCGCCGCATTTATTGAATACATACGATCAAAAGGCCTTGTTCAAGAAGAGGACAAGGAGACTCTCGCGGTTGTTCTCGGTAAAGATCAAGTCCAGGAATTTGTTCACAAAGCTCAACAAGCGTTACAAGGGAATGGTTGGGTTGAGATTGTGGGTTCAGAATGGTTATTTATCTTTTCTGATCAATTACTTTCATTGTCAACTATCCAGGCGGATCGCGAAATCCTCAATCGAATTCAAAAGTTGGATGCCAATACCCAACGCTACCGAACCACCATGGAGTATCTGTGGGATATTCCTTACTATCGCGATGTACTCTATCACGATCAATATGGAGATATGATTCATTCGGGAGAATTTAGCGGCACAAAGGGAGAGGTTGCCATTAAGCAGGTCATCCAATGGTTGGAAGAGAAAGGACTTGGACAGGCAAAAGTTAATTACAAATTACGTGATTGGTTAATTTCTCGCCAACGATATTGGGGGGCACCGATACCAATCATCTACTGCCAGCAGTGTGGTGTAGTGCCGGTGCCTGAAGACCAACTTCCGGTCTTGTTACCTGACGATGTTGAGTGGTTGCCAACGGGTGAAAGCCCATTGAAACTGCATCCTACCTGGCGTTTTACCACCTGTCCGAATTGTGGATCGATGGCTGAACGAGAAACGGACACGATGGATACCTTTATGTGTTCTTCCTGGTACCATTTGCGATACCTCAGCCCAAAGTATGATCAAGGGCCTTTTGATCCGCAGGAGTATGATTACTGGATGCCTGTGGATACCTATACAGGTGGCATTGAACATGCGACAATGCACTTAATCTATACTCGCTTTTTCCATAAGGCCTGTCGAGACATGGGCATCACAAAGGGGCCTGAACCGATGATCCAACTACGCAATCAAGGCGTCATTTTAGGGGAGGATTCAGAAAAGATGTCTAAAAGTCGAGGAAATGTGATTGCTCCGGATGAACTGGTCGAAAAATATGGTGCGGACACGGTGCGAGCGTATTTGATGTTCTTTGCCCGCTGGGATATGGGAGCTCCATGGAGTTCCAGCGGTATAGAAGGGACTGCCCGATGGTTACGAAAGGTTTGGGCAACCATACTGGAAGAACCGAAAGGAACCAGGCAACCATCCCCGGAAGCTCTCAGAACCTTGCGCCGCAAAGTGCACCAGACTATCCGCTCGGTCACCCGAGATTACGAGCAATTTGAGTTTAACACGGTTATTTCTTCCTTGATGGAATTGCTCAACGGAATGGTAAATGCCAAAGAAGCTGGCGCATTTGGAACGCCTGAATGGGAAGAAGCGGTAGATATTTACTTGAGATTAATGGCTCCAGCAACACCTCATATTGCTGAAGAACTATGGAATTTGTTGGGTAAACCCTACTCGATCCATGTCCAACCCTGGCCACAGGTTGATGAAGAAGCGGCAAAAGAAGAAATGATCACCCTCGTCGTGCAGATCAATGGCAAAGTGCGTGACCGGCTGGAATTACCGGCTTCGGTCAGCGAAGAAGAAGCAAAACAGGCAGCTTTAGAAAGTCCGATCGTCCAGAAGCACTTGAGCGGAGATTTACCAAAACAGGTCATTTATGTGCGCGGACGTTTGGTAAACATTGTTGTTTGA
- a CDS encoding putative esterase/lipase yields the protein MSLLGEFLAAQGFTVLAIRLFAHGTRYQDMPRARWQDWIANIEDGWYILNGENRPLVLIGFSLGGSLALYFAAHFPVQAVIVIASPHHLPKDPRLPFLRLISPFFPYLSNSKPPLWYDQSQRHRHIRYPNDSTRALAELNTFFFHLQQSLPRITAPALLIYSMNDPTVTMTEQHMEKITAAIQSPIKETLILENSGHILPLDAQRGLVNQACLEFIQRVTKHNES from the coding sequence ATGTCTCTCCTGGGCGAATTTCTCGCTGCCCAAGGCTTCACCGTATTGGCAATTCGCCTCTTCGCCCATGGCACCCGCTACCAGGATATGCCCCGCGCACGCTGGCAGGACTGGATTGCGAACATCGAGGATGGTTGGTACATTCTGAACGGGGAAAATCGTCCTCTGGTTCTAATTGGTTTTTCGTTAGGCGGCTCGCTTGCCTTATATTTTGCAGCCCATTTCCCTGTTCAGGCAGTTATCGTAATCGCTTCGCCTCATCATCTTCCCAAAGACCCTCGACTTCCCTTCTTAAGACTGATCTCTCCTTTTTTTCCTTATCTCTCCAACTCTAAGCCACCCCTCTGGTATGATCAGAGCCAACGCCATCGGCACATTCGTTACCCCAATGACTCAACCAGAGCACTGGCAGAACTGAACACCTTTTTCTTCCACCTCCAACAATCCTTGCCAAGGATCACAGCCCCTGCGCTATTGATCTATTCAATGAACGATCCAACCGTAACGATGACGGAACAGCACATGGAAAAAATTACCGCTGCAATCCAAAGTCCTATAAAGGAGACGCTTATTTTAGAAAACAGTGGCCATATTTTGCCTTTGGATGCTCAAAGGGGACTGGTCAATCAGGCTTGTCTTGAATTTATCCAACGCGTGACCAAACACAATGAATCGTGA
- a CDS encoding Multidrug-efflux transporter, major facilitator superfamily (MFS): MNRDFVILIISLILWGIGEGSFFSFIPLYLQELGAKAFQIGGIMGGLSFAAMLCHLPAGYLADKLGRRTLIIASWAIGLVATILMFLTKSLPLFMLSLFLYGATAFVLAPLNSYVAHAAPHGSLNRILTIISASFNFGYMFGPLIGGFLGETFGLRNLFLFAAILFLISTILVFALRSQPITPSPKGMAFFRSIFNLRFSGFVLVIALTIFATYLPQPLSPNYLQNQKLLPLTSIGFLFFVNGGGIVTFNLLLGTFAPLLGIFTSQVLVMLFSLLLINTNTLPTFMLAFFILGSYRAAHTVSVAQLRNYIQPESMGLAYGFAESVFALAMILASFFAGYLYENNPTAMYSTSILLILVALAFTLGFTFLTRSNAEKSTSKLNSADKQNELSLPESEQTLS; the protein is encoded by the coding sequence ATGAATCGTGATTTTGTCATTTTAATCATCTCTCTGATATTATGGGGAATTGGAGAGGGTTCTTTTTTTTCTTTTATTCCCCTTTATCTCCAGGAACTCGGCGCAAAAGCCTTTCAAATTGGGGGGATTATGGGAGGGTTGAGTTTTGCTGCCATGTTATGTCATCTGCCGGCCGGATACCTGGCCGATAAGTTAGGCAGGCGAACACTTATCATTGCCTCCTGGGCAATCGGATTGGTTGCAACAATCCTGATGTTTTTGACGAAGTCCTTACCCCTATTCATGCTCTCTCTATTCTTATATGGCGCGACTGCTTTTGTTTTGGCTCCCCTGAACAGCTATGTCGCCCATGCAGCTCCCCATGGCTCTCTAAACCGCATCTTGACGATAATCTCTGCCTCATTCAATTTTGGATACATGTTTGGTCCTTTAATTGGCGGCTTCCTTGGTGAAACATTTGGGCTCAGAAATCTTTTCCTCTTCGCGGCTATTCTATTTCTAATCTCAACTATCCTGGTTTTTGCACTTCGCTCTCAACCGATCACACCATCACCAAAAGGGATGGCATTTTTTCGCTCGATATTTAATCTACGGTTCTCGGGTTTTGTTCTTGTCATTGCTCTAACCATCTTTGCTACCTACCTTCCGCAACCCCTGTCTCCAAATTACCTTCAAAACCAAAAGCTTCTCCCTCTAACTTCAATAGGCTTTCTTTTCTTTGTCAACGGGGGTGGAATTGTGACCTTTAATTTACTTTTGGGAACTTTCGCACCGCTCTTAGGCATTTTTACCAGCCAGGTATTGGTTATGCTTTTCAGCTTGCTGCTGATCAACACAAACACACTTCCAACGTTTATGCTTGCCTTTTTCATTTTAGGCAGTTATCGTGCAGCGCATACCGTCAGCGTCGCTCAATTACGTAACTATATTCAACCGGAAAGTATGGGGTTAGCTTACGGTTTTGCCGAGTCGGTTTTTGCTCTGGCAATGATACTGGCTTCGTTTTTTGCAGGTTATTTATACGAAAATAATCCCACCGCAATGTACTCAACGAGCATTCTTCTCATCCTTGTTGCGCTGGCATTTACTCTTGGCTTTACTTTCCTTACCCGCTCTAATGCAGAGAAATCCACAAGCAAATTAAACTCTGCAGACAAACAAAACGAGCTTTCTCTTCCGGAAAGCGAACAAACTTTGTCGTAA